GGTGACCCTTAGTGAGGCAGGTGGACAGTCTGGGAGTCAGCACAACAGAGTAGGACACACTCGGACTCAGTGGTCAGACTGTTTCATTAGAATCATGGCTCAACCAACTGACAGTAAGTCAAGCTCCCagagacctcagtttccttgtctgcaaaATGGGCTTGAGAGCTGTCCCTATCTCATGGACTCTTATgagatttaaattaatttatgtaaataCCTGAAAACAGTACCTGACATGTTTAGTAAGGGAGAATCTTGGGAAGGAAGAGGCCCAGGTATGTGGCTCCTGCTTTATTTCTCCCAAGAGGATGAGGACAACTTCTCCCAACACTCATTATCTCAGCCTCTTCTTACTTGTGTGCAGAGGGTGAACAGTCCTGTCTCTTATATCCCCTGAGGAGAGGGCCACCAGGAGAGGCCAGGGTAGGGCCAGGATGAGAAAGCATCAGAGCAATGGACACCCACATACATTACAGCAGTGGGAAAACACAGCTGTATGTTGGTCATTTTTCAGTGCATATACAGCTCTTGGAGTACAGCATCCACACATTTCTGGGTGTTACCTCTAAGCTCACACATTACCTGAGGCTTTAAAAGGcccttccaggggcttccctagtggtccagtacttaggaatccatctgccaatgcaggacataccagttcagtccctggtctgggaatatctcatttgccatggggcagctaaggcTGTGgccacgactgctgagcctgcTTATTCTGGAGCCCTGTTCCATGACAAGAGAAATGACTGCAGTGAGCAGCCCATATACCActgctagagagtagcccctgctctctgaaactagagaaagcccacgtgcagcaacaaagacccagcacagccaaaaataaacaaaattaaaaagagagagagaccattCCACTGTTACATTAGCTGAGTGCTTCGCAGGGATGGATATCTGGTAAGACAAGTGAGTCCTGACCATGTGATGTCTCACCTCCTTTGCCCCCAGATGGGTCCTTTTTTATCTCAGGCAACATTGATAGATCACGAATTTTAAGTCCAAGGACAGTCAGTATTGCTGACAGAGTGCTGCAGGCAGGGAAGATAAAGCCTATATTTAGTGAATGTCAACTCATGCCAGAAAAGGTTATTTGTTATTCATGTAATAGTTGATATTTGTTGTCTCAGGGCCTCTTCAGGGAATGATGTGTTACAATCCTTCCTGAAAGGCTATAAACAACTTCCACATCTTATAATTCCCTGAATCTCCTGGAGAATTGTCTGTCAGGTACATTATCCCCAGGGTTGATACTGGGAAACCCACAGGGGATAAGTAACTATTTCTAGAGTGGAGGGAGCTTGTCAAGATTGGGTTCCCAGAGTCTACAAAGAGCTATAAATTTCAATGTAGGGAAACCCACATTGTGGTCACTGCAATTCTTACTAAGCCAGACATATGTTCCGCAAGAACCATTCCATCTCTCATCCTTATACATCTGGGGGGGCGGGAAATGCAACAttctcctgtttttgtttttcccattagCCTGGAGGCTGACTTGGAAGAAAAAGTCTCATCCCAGAAGGTTACTAATATGAGCATCTGGTAAGTGCAATAAACTTTAATTGGTCAAAGCCATTAAGaaatgagtcaaaaaaaaaaaaaaaaaaaaaagaaatgagtcagACTTGAAAATGAGCAATATGTGACTCTATCTCTTTCTGCAAATCTACTTTTTCCTTCCCAAGCTGAAGATAGGTTTCCTTTGCTGCTCAGTCCACACAGCTTGAAGTGGAAatagattaaattttaaattttcatatctTCTCTGCCCAAGAACTAACCCTACTTCACCTGGCCATCCCCACCACCCCTCAAAGACCCCTGAGTGAAAGGGCAGGGACTTTGATGCAAGGATGGAGATAATCACAGGGCCATTTTCTCTTGGAGATTTCTCTTTAAGCTGAAGAGAAGGATCTACACACTAGAAGTAGCTACTGTCAAGGTAGAGAGGCCTTCTACACTTTATGTGCAAAGTGGTGAAAGTCATTGGTGTTTTGGGACCCAGAAAACTCAGGGCTGCATCAACATTAGTCACATTGGCAGCTCTGAGAGCATTGGTGCCTGACATAGCATCATTTTGTCAAAGCAGGCAGTGGCAGAACAGTAGTGATGAGCGACTTAgatcagaagggaaagaaaatagaggGTTCTATCCACCAGGGTGAGGGGAAAGGGTTCATGTGAGAACTTTCTGGGGACTCCAGATAGAAACGGTGGCAAATGATAAAAGCAGAGATTTCTTTTGTGCCAGCCAGATGCAGAGGTGAGGGAAATTACAGAGAGAAGAAACCTCCCAAGAAGgacttttaataattttcttccttctgcttcttgCAAAGCTCAGAGCCTGCCTTCCCCTCCATCTTTGCCCACTTGATATTCCATGGTGAAATGCTGTAGTCTCCACAGATATTAGAGAACAATTTTCCAGTGAACGTTGTTGAATGCCCCCTATGTGGCAAGAGCAATGCCAAGTGATATGATACAACTCTATCCTGTGTTTCCTGAAACTGTATCAGCCTGAAGCCCAAGAGTGATAATAAACAACAGGTTGTTTTTTCATCTACTGTTACAATCCCTGCAGTctaaggaaaattgctttaattATTTCTGGCAATTCCCCAGAAGTTCTTGCATGAGCTCTGTGTTCTCTGGAGTCCAAAGCACCAATGCCTCTCTCCATTTTGCCTATCTGTATGTAGAACACCTCTCTCTTTCCATTCAATTTTATTAatcaatcattaaaaaattagtttaacAGAATCCCTccattttctttagtttctgcCACACACTCTCATCCTTTTGGCTAAGACATAAGACAATGGGGTGGGTTAAATACGAATAGTAGAATCAGAGATGTGTTGTCTTGCATTCTCTGGCATGCAGCTCATTCTACCCCAAAATCAGTCTGTCTTCATAGGCAAGTAGAAGTATTGGCTTATAAAACTGAGTTTCcctatacaaatataaaatctgaataaaatccAGGCCACGTGCTCTCCAAAGTATCTTACAAGTGAAAAAGaatcacaaaaacaaaagaacaaatacataattatttatatttatagatcttccctggtgactcagacagtaaagaatccacctgcaatgtggaagatctgggttccatccttggcttgggaagatcccctggaggaggacatggcaacccactccagtattcttacctggagaatccccatggacagaggagcctggtgggctacagtccatgaggttgcaaagagttggacatgactgaactaagtacaacacatatatatttacatgtgtgtgttggtcactcatgttcaactctttgggaccccatggactgcagcccatcagtcttctctgtccatgagattgtgcaggcaagaatactgaagcgggttgccgtttcctcctccagaggatctgtccaacccagggatccgacccacatctcctgcattggcaggcagattctttactactgaatcaccttggaagcccatatatatttgaatagtgtatattttatataaataaaagtcaCTATAAAATATGCATTGAGAACACATACTTCTATCTGATATATGAAAGAACTTCCTAAATCTTTAAGaagtatattcattcattcaacaaatacatgtTGATTGCCTCCAGTATGCCTTCAGGAGgcacagtgatttaaaaaaaaaaaaagacaaatttcctGATCTTATAAATCATCTATTTTATCGATGCAGttagaaaatcaataagaaattattttttaagaaataataaaattcttaatAGTAATGAATgacatgaagaaaaatgaagggcAATGGAATAGAGAATATCTTGAGGAAAATTTCAGTTGGGGCAGTCAGAGAATTTCAAGACAAGAAAAGCCAGATAGACATAAACTTTCACTGTATGTTAGGAAATTCTAAGGACGAGAAATTGAGCATGGCAAGAGAGAGTGCTAGAGAGGTAAGAAAAGGATTATGAAGAATCTTTTATGCCATAATGAGGAATTTGGAATTGGAGTTGAAGGCCATGGAAAACAACTAGAAGTTCTTAAGAAGGGAAAGTGaggaaatttttgttttagaaagataattcttttgttgttgttcactcagtaagttgtttccagctctttgtgaccacatgaactcctctgtcctctgctatctctggagtttgctcaaactcatgtccattgagtcagtgatgccatccaaccatcacatcctctgtcaatcccttctcctcctgtcctcaatcttttccaaaatcagggtcttttccagtgagtcggctcttcaaatCCAGTGGCCAAAaggttggagcttcagcttcagcaccactctttccaatgaatattgagagttaatttcccttaggattgactagttgatctccttgcagtccaagggactctcaagaatattccccagcaccacaattcaaaagcatcaattctttggttctcagccttctttatgatccatctctcacatctgtacatgactactggaaaaaccatagctttgactatttggcctttgtcagcaaagtgaggtctctgctttttaatctgccatctaggtttgtcatagctttccttcgaaggagcaaccatcttttaatttcatggctgcagtcaccatccacagtgattttggggcccaagaaaagaaaatctgtcactatttcaaCTTTTCCCCTCctgtttgccaagaagtgatgagactggatgccatgatcttaattttttcactctcctcttttaccctgatcaaggggctctttagttcctcttcactttctgccattagagtggtattcattaggaaatatgaaagaaaacttGAAAGGAGGAAGACTACAGgaagtaaaatgaattttaagtttATTACAAGTGTATTCAGATGAGAGATGATGAAAGTCTGACATCGGCAGTATAATTAGGAATGAAGAAAAGGAGTATGAGTGTGCGAAAAGTGAGAATCAATGGAGCTTGGTCATGCGCTGGGTGACTCAAGGATAATTCTAAATTTTCTGGCTTTTATTGAAAGCTCCTTAAGGGTAGAGACCATGCCTTTCTTGTCACCACTGTTTTTCAATGCCTAAAACAGTGTGTTAATTTGTGGtagatgtaaaaatatatttatttaataataaggtTCTTCTTCCCCAAAAGCAATAACAACAAGACTTAAGAATTGATTAGATGCACAGGTTAACGAAAGGTAGAAGTCCTGGGATGACTgccaagttttcttttcttgaataaCTGGATACACTGTGGTACTATTTATTGATAAAGGGTACATGAAGAGAGGAACAGTCTTCAAGCAGGGAGGAGAATTTGATGGATTCAGTTTGGGAAATCTTAGATACAAGTGTCTATGATATCCAAGTTGACATTCAAAGAGCACTGGGAATATGAGCCTGAATATGAGAGGTGCACTAGAGAAACAAATTTGGGAGAGATTGGCATACAGATAGTATGAAACCCATGGGAGTGAATAGACTCATCCACGAATATCTGtaggatgaaaagaaaacaaggcaTAAGATGAAAACCAAAGACATGCCAATATTTCAGGGATTGTCAAAAGAAGTAAATTCTGCAAAATGACTGGAAAGAAATAGCCAGGAAGATTAGAGGAAATCTGAAAATTAATTCAAAGAGGAATAGAAGTTCTCTAGGAGAGAATTCTAAGAAGTCTAAAAACACATGGACTGAGAAGTGTCCACTGAATTCTTTCAAGACTTGGCAGAGCAATTCTTTGAAATTCCTGGGGCAGTAGACAGAATGACATGAGATGTGAAATAAGTAGGATGTGAGGAAGTCAGTTATGTGAGGGGTTGAGTCAGGGAAGAGAGAGTCAGGAAGAAGCCAGAAGTAGTCATGGATCTGGAAAGGGATGTAGAAgatggaagaaactgaagctgaaagtaTGAGTCCAACAGAGCAGGAGAACACTGAAGTTATAGAAAAGAGAAGGGAGTTTTAAGAGAAGTGGGAAAGGCGGGGTACATATGTGGAGGTATCAATCTTTTCAGGAAAGAAAGATAACGCTTTTTTGTaaaaggagggaagggggaaaggaaggataaatggagatgcagacaagTTTTCTGCATCGTGTCAAGAAGTCAAGCACATCCATCTAGCAGTGGCTTCTATTTTCTGTGAAATGACAGTAAGTGAAGTAATTGATGTGAAGGGACGTGTTGAAGTAAAAAGTTTgagaagaaagatttaaaatcGCCATTGTGAAGACAAGAAAGAAACCTGCTTTACCTCTAGTTTGGCTGTCAACCATAGTTTGCATTTATTGAGTAATCACTATTTGCTAAAACCTTTGCATACACCAACTAATTTCATTTTCACAACAACCTTTAAGGTAGGTGCcattattatatataagaaaattaaGATTTAGAGAGGTTACGTGACCTGGGGTCTCGTTTCACTGTGGCCAACCTCAGAGCTCACTCTCCAGGATTTTTTCTGTCTCTTGGAGAGTACTCCATTCTTCTGAAATTATTCACATGTATATGTGAACATTTGTCCTCTGAATTATTTTCTATgacaattatttaattttattaattatttaatgaCAGTATTTTCCATCCACAAACTGATTTCAAGTTTCTTGGGTTAGGAGCTTTGTCTTCTATTATTTCGTATTTTCTACAACTCCAAGAAATGCAGGAGCACAAATATTAACAACACTTTATAAACATGAAGCCTTTTTTTTTGTAGTTATagttaaaatattacaaaactgTTAAAAGGGAATCTTTTAAATCAGCCACATTTGGGCATAACTTTTTCTATGTGTTCCTCTTTAGCCTTATCTACTAAAGAAGAACAGTGTATTCTATAACTACATGtgttataaaacttttaaaattatttataaatattttcctgtttctcacAGTGTTCAGGTAAACTAATTTTTTGAGGTTTAACTTTTTACACTTGTCAAGCACattactatattttttctttttatcttaaaaagataaaatagtttGTTTACATCTTATGAATCCTAAATGGTAGATGTCTGACTTATTTCCAAGAACAATGGTTCATATGGGATTGGacaaaaaactgtaaaatattcatCATTTATATCTCCATGTTTGGCATGGAGTCCTTTAGTGTGTCAGACTCACAGATATGTTCTAACACACAGCTGACAGGCAGCCACACAAAATGGAGAATGTGCAACAGTTGGTATCAACATGGACAGTAGGAAGAGAGCCTTTGCCTATGGTGGGGGGATATACAGAGATCCTCAGAAACCTCAGAGGAGGAAACGTTCCAGTAAGTAAATCAACTGAAGAAATGGATGGTCATGCCTAAGGTCCACTGACCtcgggcttccctcgtggctcagatggtaaagaatctgcctgcaattcaagagacacgggttcaatccctgggttgggaagatcccctggagaacagaatggcaacccactccagtattcttgcctgtagaaattcatggacaaagaagcctggcaggccacagtccatgaggtcacaaagagtcggacatgactgtgactaacacacaaagtCCACTGAGGCTTGGTAGAGAGCATCAGAGAGGAAATAGGATGgcctaaagagaaaatatttagtaaatgagACAAGACTAGGTGAGTATGTAAAAAATGAGaagggaactttttttttctgtcagaaaTATTTCATCCtctaggactcccctggtggtccagttgcagggggcacgggtttgatctctgtcgGGGAAGTCCACATGCCGCAAGTTGCAGCCCCCAAAAAAGTCATCCTCTGGTCTTCATGCAGACACATTCAAGTAATGGAAAGGGAAAACCAAACTAGCATCTCTGAATTTCTCCTCCTGGGTTTCTCAAGTTGGCCAGAGCAACAAGAGCTGCTTTTTGCACTTTTCCTGTGTCTCTACTTAGCAGGGCTGTTTGGAAACATATTCATCTTGCTGGCCATTTCCTCAGACCATCGCCTCCACACtcccatgtatttcttcctcGCCACTTTGTCTGTGGTGGACCTCTGCCTTCCTTCATCTACAGTACCCAAGATGCTCCTGGACATCCAAACACAGACTCAGTCCATCTCCTATCCTGGCTGCCTGGTTCAGATGTATTTCTGTATGATGTTTGCCAACATGGACAATTTCCTTCTCAcggtgatggcctatgaccgttATGTGGCCATCTGTCACCCTTTGCGTTACTCCACCATTATGACCCAGCACCTCTGCATCTCCCTCGTGGGTGGACCTTGGGTGATTGCCTTTTTGAACCCCCTCTTGCATACCCTTATGATGACCCGTCTGCATTTCTGCTCTAACAATGTCATCCACCATTTCTTCTGTGATATCAATGCTCTCCTCCCTCTATCCTGTTCTGAC
This genomic window from Bos mutus isolate GX-2022 chromosome 23, NWIPB_WYAK_1.1, whole genome shotgun sequence contains:
- the LOC102267818 gene encoding putative olfactory receptor 1F12P yields the protein MERENQTSISEFLLLGFSSWPEQQELLFALFLCLYLAGLFGNIFILLAISSDHRLHTPMYFFLATLSVVDLCLPSSTVPKMLLDIQTQTQSISYPGCLVQMYFCMMFANMDNFLLTVMAYDRYVAICHPLRYSTIMTQHLCISLVGGPWVIAFLNPLLHTLMMTRLHFCSNNVIHHFFCDINALLPLSCSDTSLNQFLVLAVVGLIFVVPSVCILASYSLIISAVMKIPSVKGKFKVFSTCGSHLALVILFYGAITGVYMSSSSNSSTEKDTAASIIFMVIVPVVNPFIYSLRNNELKGALKKILGQSKIFSQ